One Denticeps clupeoides chromosome 12, fDenClu1.1, whole genome shotgun sequence genomic window carries:
- the LOC114800592 gene encoding transcriptional enhancer factor TEF-5-like isoform X6, producing MDGDAEGVWSPDIEQSFQEALAIYPPCGRRKIILSDEGKMYGRNELIARYIKLRTGKTRTRKQVSSHLQVLARRKSREIQSKLKDQASKDKALQSMAALSSAQIVSPNLIKSQLPPLPQPPYPPPARFWPSAIPGQPGPSQDIKPFAQTSYPSLPGPVPPAISTYEPLAPPLPPVATAVPVWQDRTIASSKLRMLEYSAFMEVQRDQDTYSKHLFVHIGQTNPSYSDPLLEAVDIRQIYDKFPEKKGGLKELYEKGPQNAFFLVKFWADLNSSGMQDGPGSFYGVSSQYTSSENMTITVSTKVCSFGKQVVEKVETEYARMEGGKCVYRIHRSPMCEYMINFIHKLKHLPEKYMMNSVLENFTILQVVTNRETQETLLCIAFVFEVSTSEHGAQYHVYRLIKD from the exons ATGGACGGCGATGCGGAGGGTGTCTGGAGCCCTGACATTGAGCAGAGCTTCCAGGAGGCCCTGGCCATATACCCACCCTGCGGCCGCCGCAAGATCATCCTCTCTGACGAGGGCAAGATGTATG GCCGGAATGAATTGATAGCCCGGTACATCAAGCTGAGAACAGGAAAAACACGGACAAGGAAACAG GTTTCTAGCCATTTGCAGGTTCTCGCCCGGAGAAAATCTCGTGAGATACAGTCAAAGCTGAAG GACCAGGCCTCCAAAGACAAGGCTCTCCAGAGCATGGCTGCGTTATCGTCGGCACAAATTGTGTCTCCAAATCTGATCAAGAGCCAGCTGCCACCCTTACCCCAGCCCCCTTACCCGCCACCAGCCAGG tTTTGGCCATCTGCCATTCCTGGACAGCCTGGACCCTCTCAGGA cATCAAGCCTTTTGCACAGACCTCGTACCCAAGCCTTCCTGGTCCAGTACCGCCAGCAATATCAA CGTACGAACCCCTGGCTCCTCCTCTACCCCCGGTTGCCACAGCAGTGCCCGTGTGGCAGGACCGCACCATCGCCTCCTCCAAACTGCGCATGCTGGAGTACTCGGCTTTTATGGAGGTGCAGAGGGACCAAGATACT TACAGCAAACACTTGTTTGTCCACATTGGACAGACCAACCCATCCTACAGCGACCCCCTCCTTGAGGCAGTGGACATAAGGCAGATCTATGACAAGTTCCCTGAGAAGAAAGGTGGTCTCAAGGAGCTCTATGAGAAAGGCCCCCAGAATGCTTTCTTCCTGGTCAAATTCTGG gcGGATTTGAACAGTAGCGGGATGCAGGATGGTCCAGGCTCTTTCTATGGGGTCAGCAGCCAGTACACCAGCTCTGAGAACATGACCATCACTGTCTCCACAAAGGTCTGCTCCTTTGGCAAACAAGTGGTGGAAAAGGTGGAG ACGGAATATGCTCGTATGGAAGGAGGGAAGTGTGTGTACCGGATTCACAGATCGCCCATGTGCGAGTACATGATCAACTTCATTCACAAGCTCAAACACCTGCCTGAGAAATACATGATGAACAGTGTATTAGAAAACTTCACAATTCTACAG GTTGTGACAAACAGGGAAACACAGGAGACCTTGCTCTGTATAGCATTTGTTTTTGAGGTTTCAACAAGCGAACACGGCGCACAGTATCACGTCTACCGTCTCATAAAGGACTAA
- the LOC114800592 gene encoding transcriptional enhancer factor TEF-5-like isoform X2 — MDGDAEGVWSPDIEQSFQEALAIYPPCGRRKIILSDEGKMYGRNELIARYIKLRTGKTRTRKQVSSHIQVLARKKVREYQAGIKVSSHLQVLARRKSREIQSKLKDQASKDKALQSMAALSSAQIVSPNLIKSQLPPLPQPPYPPPARFWPSAIPGQPGPSQDIKPFAQTSYPSLPGPVPPAISTYEPLAPPLPPVATAVPVWQDRTIASSKLRMLEYSAFMEVQRDQDTYSKHLFVHIGQTNPSYSDPLLEAVDIRQIYDKFPEKKGGLKELYEKGPQNAFFLVKFWADLNSSGMQDGPGSFYGVSSQYTSSENMTITVSTKVCSFGKQVVEKVETEYARMEGGKCVYRIHRSPMCEYMINFIHKLKHLPEKYMMNSVLENFTILQVVTNRETQETLLCIAFVFEVSTSEHGAQYHVYRLIKD, encoded by the exons ATGGACGGCGATGCGGAGGGTGTCTGGAGCCCTGACATTGAGCAGAGCTTCCAGGAGGCCCTGGCCATATACCCACCCTGCGGCCGCCGCAAGATCATCCTCTCTGACGAGGGCAAGATGTATG GCCGGAATGAATTGATAGCCCGGTACATCAAGCTGAGAACAGGAAAAACACGGACAAGGAAACAG GTGTCTAGTCACATACAGGTCTTAGCGCGGAAGAAAGTTCGAGAATACCAAGCTGGTATCAAG GTTTCTAGCCATTTGCAGGTTCTCGCCCGGAGAAAATCTCGTGAGATACAGTCAAAGCTGAAG GACCAGGCCTCCAAAGACAAGGCTCTCCAGAGCATGGCTGCGTTATCGTCGGCACAAATTGTGTCTCCAAATCTGATCAAGAGCCAGCTGCCACCCTTACCCCAGCCCCCTTACCCGCCACCAGCCAGG tTTTGGCCATCTGCCATTCCTGGACAGCCTGGACCCTCTCAGGA cATCAAGCCTTTTGCACAGACCTCGTACCCAAGCCTTCCTGGTCCAGTACCGCCAGCAATATCAA CGTACGAACCCCTGGCTCCTCCTCTACCCCCGGTTGCCACAGCAGTGCCCGTGTGGCAGGACCGCACCATCGCCTCCTCCAAACTGCGCATGCTGGAGTACTCGGCTTTTATGGAGGTGCAGAGGGACCAAGATACT TACAGCAAACACTTGTTTGTCCACATTGGACAGACCAACCCATCCTACAGCGACCCCCTCCTTGAGGCAGTGGACATAAGGCAGATCTATGACAAGTTCCCTGAGAAGAAAGGTGGTCTCAAGGAGCTCTATGAGAAAGGCCCCCAGAATGCTTTCTTCCTGGTCAAATTCTGG gcGGATTTGAACAGTAGCGGGATGCAGGATGGTCCAGGCTCTTTCTATGGGGTCAGCAGCCAGTACACCAGCTCTGAGAACATGACCATCACTGTCTCCACAAAGGTCTGCTCCTTTGGCAAACAAGTGGTGGAAAAGGTGGAG ACGGAATATGCTCGTATGGAAGGAGGGAAGTGTGTGTACCGGATTCACAGATCGCCCATGTGCGAGTACATGATCAACTTCATTCACAAGCTCAAACACCTGCCTGAGAAATACATGATGAACAGTGTATTAGAAAACTTCACAATTCTACAG GTTGTGACAAACAGGGAAACACAGGAGACCTTGCTCTGTATAGCATTTGTTTTTGAGGTTTCAACAAGCGAACACGGCGCACAGTATCACGTCTACCGTCTCATAAAGGACTAA
- the LOC114800592 gene encoding transcriptional enhancer factor TEF-5-like isoform X4, with the protein MDGDAEGVWSPDIEQSFQEALAIYPPCGRRKIILSDEGKMYGRNELIARYIKLRTGKTRTRKQVSSHLQVLARRKSREIQSKLKAMNLDQASKDKALQSMAALSSAQIVSPNLIKSQLPPLPQPPYPPPARFWPSAIPGQPGPSQDIKPFAQTSYPSLPGPVPPAISTYEPLAPPLPPVATAVPVWQDRTIASSKLRMLEYSAFMEVQRDQDTYSKHLFVHIGQTNPSYSDPLLEAVDIRQIYDKFPEKKGGLKELYEKGPQNAFFLVKFWADLNSSGMQDGPGSFYGVSSQYTSSENMTITVSTKVCSFGKQVVEKVETEYARMEGGKCVYRIHRSPMCEYMINFIHKLKHLPEKYMMNSVLENFTILQVVTNRETQETLLCIAFVFEVSTSEHGAQYHVYRLIKD; encoded by the exons ATGGACGGCGATGCGGAGGGTGTCTGGAGCCCTGACATTGAGCAGAGCTTCCAGGAGGCCCTGGCCATATACCCACCCTGCGGCCGCCGCAAGATCATCCTCTCTGACGAGGGCAAGATGTATG GCCGGAATGAATTGATAGCCCGGTACATCAAGCTGAGAACAGGAAAAACACGGACAAGGAAACAG GTTTCTAGCCATTTGCAGGTTCTCGCCCGGAGAAAATCTCGTGAGATACAGTCAAAGCTGAAG GCCATGAATTTg GACCAGGCCTCCAAAGACAAGGCTCTCCAGAGCATGGCTGCGTTATCGTCGGCACAAATTGTGTCTCCAAATCTGATCAAGAGCCAGCTGCCACCCTTACCCCAGCCCCCTTACCCGCCACCAGCCAGG tTTTGGCCATCTGCCATTCCTGGACAGCCTGGACCCTCTCAGGA cATCAAGCCTTTTGCACAGACCTCGTACCCAAGCCTTCCTGGTCCAGTACCGCCAGCAATATCAA CGTACGAACCCCTGGCTCCTCCTCTACCCCCGGTTGCCACAGCAGTGCCCGTGTGGCAGGACCGCACCATCGCCTCCTCCAAACTGCGCATGCTGGAGTACTCGGCTTTTATGGAGGTGCAGAGGGACCAAGATACT TACAGCAAACACTTGTTTGTCCACATTGGACAGACCAACCCATCCTACAGCGACCCCCTCCTTGAGGCAGTGGACATAAGGCAGATCTATGACAAGTTCCCTGAGAAGAAAGGTGGTCTCAAGGAGCTCTATGAGAAAGGCCCCCAGAATGCTTTCTTCCTGGTCAAATTCTGG gcGGATTTGAACAGTAGCGGGATGCAGGATGGTCCAGGCTCTTTCTATGGGGTCAGCAGCCAGTACACCAGCTCTGAGAACATGACCATCACTGTCTCCACAAAGGTCTGCTCCTTTGGCAAACAAGTGGTGGAAAAGGTGGAG ACGGAATATGCTCGTATGGAAGGAGGGAAGTGTGTGTACCGGATTCACAGATCGCCCATGTGCGAGTACATGATCAACTTCATTCACAAGCTCAAACACCTGCCTGAGAAATACATGATGAACAGTGTATTAGAAAACTTCACAATTCTACAG GTTGTGACAAACAGGGAAACACAGGAGACCTTGCTCTGTATAGCATTTGTTTTTGAGGTTTCAACAAGCGAACACGGCGCACAGTATCACGTCTACCGTCTCATAAAGGACTAA
- the LOC114800592 gene encoding transcriptional enhancer factor TEF-5-like isoform X5: protein MDGDAEGVWSPDIEQSFQEALAIYPPCGRRKIILSDEGKMYGRNELIARYIKLRTGKTRTRKQVSSHIQVLARKKVREYQAGIKDQASKDKALQSMAALSSAQIVSPNLIKSQLPPLPQPPYPPPARFWPSAIPGQPGPSQDIKPFAQTSYPSLPGPVPPAISTYEPLAPPLPPVATAVPVWQDRTIASSKLRMLEYSAFMEVQRDQDTYSKHLFVHIGQTNPSYSDPLLEAVDIRQIYDKFPEKKGGLKELYEKGPQNAFFLVKFWADLNSSGMQDGPGSFYGVSSQYTSSENMTITVSTKVCSFGKQVVEKVETEYARMEGGKCVYRIHRSPMCEYMINFIHKLKHLPEKYMMNSVLENFTILQVVTNRETQETLLCIAFVFEVSTSEHGAQYHVYRLIKD, encoded by the exons ATGGACGGCGATGCGGAGGGTGTCTGGAGCCCTGACATTGAGCAGAGCTTCCAGGAGGCCCTGGCCATATACCCACCCTGCGGCCGCCGCAAGATCATCCTCTCTGACGAGGGCAAGATGTATG GCCGGAATGAATTGATAGCCCGGTACATCAAGCTGAGAACAGGAAAAACACGGACAAGGAAACAG GTGTCTAGTCACATACAGGTCTTAGCGCGGAAGAAAGTTCGAGAATACCAAGCTGGTATCAAG GACCAGGCCTCCAAAGACAAGGCTCTCCAGAGCATGGCTGCGTTATCGTCGGCACAAATTGTGTCTCCAAATCTGATCAAGAGCCAGCTGCCACCCTTACCCCAGCCCCCTTACCCGCCACCAGCCAGG tTTTGGCCATCTGCCATTCCTGGACAGCCTGGACCCTCTCAGGA cATCAAGCCTTTTGCACAGACCTCGTACCCAAGCCTTCCTGGTCCAGTACCGCCAGCAATATCAA CGTACGAACCCCTGGCTCCTCCTCTACCCCCGGTTGCCACAGCAGTGCCCGTGTGGCAGGACCGCACCATCGCCTCCTCCAAACTGCGCATGCTGGAGTACTCGGCTTTTATGGAGGTGCAGAGGGACCAAGATACT TACAGCAAACACTTGTTTGTCCACATTGGACAGACCAACCCATCCTACAGCGACCCCCTCCTTGAGGCAGTGGACATAAGGCAGATCTATGACAAGTTCCCTGAGAAGAAAGGTGGTCTCAAGGAGCTCTATGAGAAAGGCCCCCAGAATGCTTTCTTCCTGGTCAAATTCTGG gcGGATTTGAACAGTAGCGGGATGCAGGATGGTCCAGGCTCTTTCTATGGGGTCAGCAGCCAGTACACCAGCTCTGAGAACATGACCATCACTGTCTCCACAAAGGTCTGCTCCTTTGGCAAACAAGTGGTGGAAAAGGTGGAG ACGGAATATGCTCGTATGGAAGGAGGGAAGTGTGTGTACCGGATTCACAGATCGCCCATGTGCGAGTACATGATCAACTTCATTCACAAGCTCAAACACCTGCCTGAGAAATACATGATGAACAGTGTATTAGAAAACTTCACAATTCTACAG GTTGTGACAAACAGGGAAACACAGGAGACCTTGCTCTGTATAGCATTTGTTTTTGAGGTTTCAACAAGCGAACACGGCGCACAGTATCACGTCTACCGTCTCATAAAGGACTAA
- the LOC114800592 gene encoding transcriptional enhancer factor TEF-5-like isoform X3: MDGDAEGVWSPDIEQSFQEALAIYPPCGRRKIILSDEGKMYGRNELIARYIKLRTGKTRTRKQVSSHIQVLARKKVREYQAGIKAMNLDQASKDKALQSMAALSSAQIVSPNLIKSQLPPLPQPPYPPPARFWPSAIPGQPGPSQDIKPFAQTSYPSLPGPVPPAISTYEPLAPPLPPVATAVPVWQDRTIASSKLRMLEYSAFMEVQRDQDTYSKHLFVHIGQTNPSYSDPLLEAVDIRQIYDKFPEKKGGLKELYEKGPQNAFFLVKFWADLNSSGMQDGPGSFYGVSSQYTSSENMTITVSTKVCSFGKQVVEKVETEYARMEGGKCVYRIHRSPMCEYMINFIHKLKHLPEKYMMNSVLENFTILQVVTNRETQETLLCIAFVFEVSTSEHGAQYHVYRLIKD, from the exons ATGGACGGCGATGCGGAGGGTGTCTGGAGCCCTGACATTGAGCAGAGCTTCCAGGAGGCCCTGGCCATATACCCACCCTGCGGCCGCCGCAAGATCATCCTCTCTGACGAGGGCAAGATGTATG GCCGGAATGAATTGATAGCCCGGTACATCAAGCTGAGAACAGGAAAAACACGGACAAGGAAACAG GTGTCTAGTCACATACAGGTCTTAGCGCGGAAGAAAGTTCGAGAATACCAAGCTGGTATCAAG GCCATGAATTTg GACCAGGCCTCCAAAGACAAGGCTCTCCAGAGCATGGCTGCGTTATCGTCGGCACAAATTGTGTCTCCAAATCTGATCAAGAGCCAGCTGCCACCCTTACCCCAGCCCCCTTACCCGCCACCAGCCAGG tTTTGGCCATCTGCCATTCCTGGACAGCCTGGACCCTCTCAGGA cATCAAGCCTTTTGCACAGACCTCGTACCCAAGCCTTCCTGGTCCAGTACCGCCAGCAATATCAA CGTACGAACCCCTGGCTCCTCCTCTACCCCCGGTTGCCACAGCAGTGCCCGTGTGGCAGGACCGCACCATCGCCTCCTCCAAACTGCGCATGCTGGAGTACTCGGCTTTTATGGAGGTGCAGAGGGACCAAGATACT TACAGCAAACACTTGTTTGTCCACATTGGACAGACCAACCCATCCTACAGCGACCCCCTCCTTGAGGCAGTGGACATAAGGCAGATCTATGACAAGTTCCCTGAGAAGAAAGGTGGTCTCAAGGAGCTCTATGAGAAAGGCCCCCAGAATGCTTTCTTCCTGGTCAAATTCTGG gcGGATTTGAACAGTAGCGGGATGCAGGATGGTCCAGGCTCTTTCTATGGGGTCAGCAGCCAGTACACCAGCTCTGAGAACATGACCATCACTGTCTCCACAAAGGTCTGCTCCTTTGGCAAACAAGTGGTGGAAAAGGTGGAG ACGGAATATGCTCGTATGGAAGGAGGGAAGTGTGTGTACCGGATTCACAGATCGCCCATGTGCGAGTACATGATCAACTTCATTCACAAGCTCAAACACCTGCCTGAGAAATACATGATGAACAGTGTATTAGAAAACTTCACAATTCTACAG GTTGTGACAAACAGGGAAACACAGGAGACCTTGCTCTGTATAGCATTTGTTTTTGAGGTTTCAACAAGCGAACACGGCGCACAGTATCACGTCTACCGTCTCATAAAGGACTAA
- the LOC114800592 gene encoding transcriptional enhancer factor TEF-5-like isoform X1, whose amino-acid sequence MDGDAEGVWSPDIEQSFQEALAIYPPCGRRKIILSDEGKMYGRNELIARYIKLRTGKTRTRKQVSSHIQVLARKKVREYQAGIKVSSHLQVLARRKSREIQSKLKAMNLDQASKDKALQSMAALSSAQIVSPNLIKSQLPPLPQPPYPPPARFWPSAIPGQPGPSQDIKPFAQTSYPSLPGPVPPAISTYEPLAPPLPPVATAVPVWQDRTIASSKLRMLEYSAFMEVQRDQDTYSKHLFVHIGQTNPSYSDPLLEAVDIRQIYDKFPEKKGGLKELYEKGPQNAFFLVKFWADLNSSGMQDGPGSFYGVSSQYTSSENMTITVSTKVCSFGKQVVEKVETEYARMEGGKCVYRIHRSPMCEYMINFIHKLKHLPEKYMMNSVLENFTILQVVTNRETQETLLCIAFVFEVSTSEHGAQYHVYRLIKD is encoded by the exons ATGGACGGCGATGCGGAGGGTGTCTGGAGCCCTGACATTGAGCAGAGCTTCCAGGAGGCCCTGGCCATATACCCACCCTGCGGCCGCCGCAAGATCATCCTCTCTGACGAGGGCAAGATGTATG GCCGGAATGAATTGATAGCCCGGTACATCAAGCTGAGAACAGGAAAAACACGGACAAGGAAACAG GTGTCTAGTCACATACAGGTCTTAGCGCGGAAGAAAGTTCGAGAATACCAAGCTGGTATCAAG GTTTCTAGCCATTTGCAGGTTCTCGCCCGGAGAAAATCTCGTGAGATACAGTCAAAGCTGAAG GCCATGAATTTg GACCAGGCCTCCAAAGACAAGGCTCTCCAGAGCATGGCTGCGTTATCGTCGGCACAAATTGTGTCTCCAAATCTGATCAAGAGCCAGCTGCCACCCTTACCCCAGCCCCCTTACCCGCCACCAGCCAGG tTTTGGCCATCTGCCATTCCTGGACAGCCTGGACCCTCTCAGGA cATCAAGCCTTTTGCACAGACCTCGTACCCAAGCCTTCCTGGTCCAGTACCGCCAGCAATATCAA CGTACGAACCCCTGGCTCCTCCTCTACCCCCGGTTGCCACAGCAGTGCCCGTGTGGCAGGACCGCACCATCGCCTCCTCCAAACTGCGCATGCTGGAGTACTCGGCTTTTATGGAGGTGCAGAGGGACCAAGATACT TACAGCAAACACTTGTTTGTCCACATTGGACAGACCAACCCATCCTACAGCGACCCCCTCCTTGAGGCAGTGGACATAAGGCAGATCTATGACAAGTTCCCTGAGAAGAAAGGTGGTCTCAAGGAGCTCTATGAGAAAGGCCCCCAGAATGCTTTCTTCCTGGTCAAATTCTGG gcGGATTTGAACAGTAGCGGGATGCAGGATGGTCCAGGCTCTTTCTATGGGGTCAGCAGCCAGTACACCAGCTCTGAGAACATGACCATCACTGTCTCCACAAAGGTCTGCTCCTTTGGCAAACAAGTGGTGGAAAAGGTGGAG ACGGAATATGCTCGTATGGAAGGAGGGAAGTGTGTGTACCGGATTCACAGATCGCCCATGTGCGAGTACATGATCAACTTCATTCACAAGCTCAAACACCTGCCTGAGAAATACATGATGAACAGTGTATTAGAAAACTTCACAATTCTACAG GTTGTGACAAACAGGGAAACACAGGAGACCTTGCTCTGTATAGCATTTGTTTTTGAGGTTTCAACAAGCGAACACGGCGCACAGTATCACGTCTACCGTCTCATAAAGGACTAA